Proteins from a single region of Gossypium arboreum isolate Shixiya-1 chromosome 1, ASM2569848v2, whole genome shotgun sequence:
- the LOC108481421 gene encoding brassinosteroid-responsive RING protein 1-like produces the protein MSFAKLLDLLHYLAKFISNLLHFLRLPGFSQPYIPWRDTLDTDTSTFAFALLIGEHLPVIKFSDLIDPPDNCPVCLCEFEGEDEIRQLMNCRHIFHGRCLDRWMGYDQQTCPLCRTNLVPHDMEETFYEKLWGPSGIIEFFVDYHQSNAL, from the coding sequence ATGAGCTTCGCAAAGCTACTTGACCTTCTCCATTACCTTGCCAAATTCATTTCCAATCTTTTACACTTTCTACGTCTCCCTGGTTTCAGCCAACCCTACATTCCATGGCGTGACACGTTGGATACCGACACTTCCACCTTCGCCTTTGCTCTCCTCATTGGTGAACACCTACCGGTCATCAAGTTCTCTGACCTCATCGACCCGCCAGACAACTGCCCCGTCTGTTTGTGCGAGTTTGAAGGGGAGGATGAGATCAGGCAGCTTATGAATTGTCGACATATATTCCATGGAAGATGTTTGGACCGTTGGATGGGATATGATCAACAAACATGTCCTCTTTGTAGAACCAATTTGGTTCCCCATGATATGGAAGAAACATTCTATGAGAAGCTATGGGGTCCGTCTGGGATCATTGAATTCTTTGTTGATTATCATCAAAGCAATGCTTTGTAG